CAACATCCTGGGTCCGATGACGAACCCCGCCGGGGCGAAGCACCAGTTGATCGGCGTCTTCTCCGCCGACTGGGTCGAACCGATCGCGCAGACGCTGCGCAAGCTCGGGACGGCGCACGCTCTCGTTGTCCATGGGAACGACGGTCTCGACGAAATCACGACGACGGCTCCGAGCCTCATTGCCGAACTGCGCGGCGGTTCGGTCAGCATCAACGAGTTCGATCCCTTGGACTTGGGAATCGCCAGAGCGGAACCCGACGCCCTCAAGGGCGGAACCCCGGATGAGAACGCTGCGGCGCTTCGGGCTCTTCTCTCCGGCGAGCCCGGGGCGCTGCGAGATGTCGTCGTGCTGAACGCCGCCGGGGCGTTGATCGCGGCAGACGCCGCGAACGATTGGCGAGACGGACTCGCCCAGGCGAAGGAGTCGATCGACTCCGGTGCGGCACTCGCTAGACTGAACAACCTCGTCCGAGTGTCCGGCGAAGCCCATCGATGAGACGCTCGATCCTCGACAAGATCGTCGCGCACAAGCGGAAGGAACTCCGCCGTGACGCGGAGTCCGTCCCGAGGTCGGAGTTGGTGCGCGTCGTCCGTGACCTGCCGCCGACAAAGCCCTTCGCCGACGCGATCCGTCGGAGTGGGGGTGTCCGGCTGATCGCCGAGGTGAAGAAGGCATCCCCTTCGAAGGGGGTCATCCGGGAGGACTTCGATCCCGTCGCCATCGCGCAAGCCTACGAGGAGGGCGGCGCGCACGCGCTGTCGGTGTTGACGGACGAGCGGTTCTTTCAGGGGAGCCTTGCGTACCTTCGGGAGATCCGCGCCTTCGTGGAGCTCCCGATTCTGCGCAAGGACTTCACTCTCAGCGAGTACCACGTCTATCAGGCGCGAGCCGCCGGAGCGGATGCCATCCTGCTGGTCGTGGCGATCTTGGGCGACGACCACCTGCGCGACCTGCTCGCCTGCGCGTCTGAGAACGACCTGGCGTGCCTCGTCGAGGTTCACGATGAGACGGAGCTCGACCGCGCCCTGGCAGCGGGAGCGACGATCATCGGCGTCAACAACCGCGACCTGCGGACCTTCGAGACGCGGCTGGAGACGACATTCAGGCTACGGGAGCGCATCCCGCCGGATCGCATCTGCGTCAGCGAGAGCGGGATCGATTCGCGCGGCGACGTCGAACGACTCGACGACGCCGGAGTCGATGCGATGTTGGTCGGAGAGTCGCTGATGCGGAGTGACGACATCGCGGCAAAGGTTCGGGAGTTGGTCGGTTCCTCATCGACCGCTGCGTGAGGAAGGGCGGCTGGCGAGAGCCGCCCTCGGATATGATCGGCTAGATTGCCGGCACGTTGACGGCGACTTCCTTCCCGGATGCGTGAGACCGGAAGATGCCGTCCATGATGACGTTGGTGTGGAGCACGCCTTCCGGCGGAATGGGCGCGGGCCCGCCTGCGTGAACCGCTTCGCGGAACGCCGCCATCTGCGCTTCCCACACGTCCACCTCAGGGAACCCGCTGAACTTGATCGTCGTCATGCCTTCGGGCGGGTTGGCTTCCGGCGTCAGCCCCTCTGCCTTCGCCAGCTTCTTGATCTCAGGCGTCAGCGAGTCGGCGTAGACGACGGGCCCGCCGAGGGAGATGCCCGCGTTCTTGCCGAGGAAGAACGTCCCGCCGAGCGAGTCCTGGTGGACCGCCCACGATATCTTGAAGACCATGACGCCGCCGTTCTCGAAGCGCACCCACGCCGCACCGAACTCCTCGACGTCCATCTTCGCCCACTGCGGGTCTTTCCGCGAGATGTAGTCGGCGGCGAGCGCCGAGACGCGCACGGGCTTGGGATAGCCCATCACGTAGAGGGCGTTGTGCATGTTGTAGACGCCGATATCGACGATTGCACCCGCTCCGGCGGTCTTCTTGTAGATGAAGGTGTGTCCGGGCACTCCCCGCCGGCGGCAGCCGGAAGTCTCCGAGTAGTAGATGTCGCCGAGAACGCCCTCCATGACGAGCTTTCGAGCGAACTGCAGACCCGGATTGAACGTGCTGTGAATACCGATCTGGAGGATCTTGCCGCTCCCCTTGGCTGCCCGCGCCATCGCAGTGGCATCGGCAAGGGTGGCAGCCATCGGCTTTTCGCAGAAGACGTGCTTGCCGGCTTCCAGCGCGGCGACGGTCGGGCGTCGATGCGCCTGGTTGTACGTGCAGACGCTGACCGCGTCGATGCCGTCCATCTCGAGCATCTTGTTGTAGCTCGTGAAGGCGTGCTGTTTCGGCACGCCCCATTCCTCCGCAGCTCTGAGAGACTTGTCCTTGAAGATGTCGCAGACGGCGACGATGTCGAACCCGCCTGCCTTCCGATAGGCGCTGATGTGCGCGCGCGAGATGCCGCCCGTGCCGATGACTGCCACGCGGATGTTTCTCGGAGCCTTCTTGCGTACCACAGCCGTCTCCTTCCCGCTCCTGCGACCCAGGATTCGGACAAAACTGCCGAACGACTGCGCGTGAGTCTACGCCCAGCCCTCACGGATCACAACACACCGGGTCCGGGCAACCGAGAGCTCCGCTGCGCCCACGGGTCTTGCCGAACCCTCCCAGCAGGCTCTACCTTTGGCGCAGTGTTCCGCGGACCGGGCTCCGAGCTCGTCACGGATTGGGCAACCCATACCATGCGCATTCTCGCGATCTCCCATCCCGCCGTCGCACGGGCCTATCGACGCAAGTTCGAGCTGATCGCCGCGTCGAGCGACGTCGAACTGCGGCTCGTCGTGCCGGAGGCGTGGCCCGAGGAAGCGCGGCGCGTCGTCTTCGACCCGACGGACGCACCGAACTGGGTGACGTCGCTGCCCATC
This window of the Candidatus Poribacteria bacterium genome carries:
- the trpC gene encoding indole-3-glycerol phosphate synthase TrpC, which translates into the protein MRRSILDKIVAHKRKELRRDAESVPRSELVRVVRDLPPTKPFADAIRRSGGVRLIAEVKKASPSKGVIREDFDPVAIAQAYEEGGAHALSVLTDERFFQGSLAYLREIRAFVELPILRKDFTLSEYHVYQARAAGADAILLVVAILGDDHLRDLLACASENDLACLVEVHDETELDRALAAGATIIGVNNRDLRTFETRLETTFRLRERIPPDRICVSESGIDSRGDVERLDDAGVDAMLVGESLMRSDDIAAKVRELVGSSSTAA
- a CDS encoding Gfo/Idh/MocA family oxidoreductase; translation: MLGRRSGKETAVVRKKAPRNIRVAVIGTGGISRAHISAYRKAGGFDIVAVCDIFKDKSLRAAEEWGVPKQHAFTSYNKMLEMDGIDAVSVCTYNQAHRRPTVAALEAGKHVFCEKPMAATLADATAMARAAKGSGKILQIGIHSTFNPGLQFARKLVMEGVLGDIYYSETSGCRRRGVPGHTFIYKKTAGAGAIVDIGVYNMHNALYVMGYPKPVRVSALAADYISRKDPQWAKMDVEEFGAAWVRFENGGVMVFKISWAVHQDSLGGTFFLGKNAGISLGGPVVYADSLTPEIKKLAKAEGLTPEANPPEGMTTIKFSGFPEVDVWEAQMAAFREAVHAGGPAPIPPEGVLHTNVIMDGIFRSHASGKEVAVNVPAI